The Methylobacterium sp. PvR107 genome contains a region encoding:
- a CDS encoding glycosyltransferase family 4 protein: MRIVFLMPTYYPDSFGGAERQTRILARSLRDRGATTTILTPTLQAQAAGTDDQPEGRVVRLPMRSDPALGGRYVFSMLHFWFRAFLWLARHRHSYDVIAIQHLRLHAWPGLVAGRLFRKLLSAKLGRGGEHIELRRLPAQKLPFGKLVVALARRSRLVFVANSSEIAGDLAALGIPVDRVARVPNGVECPLEPRAAYRAPDGACVFVYAGRLAQEKRVDRLIEAFRIFSADRPATLRIFGSGPETSRLVEQAAGLPSVRFMGVTDDRDAIYGGAAFMILPSDSEGMSNTLLEAMAYGAVPVISDVSGAGDLVIPGQSGVMLAANTRDGILEGLVTAGGLDAAQWAVMSAGARQRVCEKHAINVVAEAYLRLYREMADDRMNRAPPERGSAEAGVPAPVVQ, translated from the coding sequence ATGCGCATCGTATTCCTGATGCCGACCTACTATCCGGACAGCTTCGGCGGAGCGGAGCGTCAGACCCGCATCCTCGCCCGCTCCCTGCGCGACCGCGGCGCGACGACCACGATCCTGACACCGACCCTCCAGGCGCAGGCGGCCGGAACCGACGACCAGCCCGAAGGACGGGTGGTCCGCCTCCCGATGCGCAGCGATCCCGCCCTCGGCGGCCGTTACGTCTTCTCGATGCTTCATTTCTGGTTTCGCGCCTTCCTCTGGCTCGCCCGGCATCGCCACTCCTACGACGTCATCGCGATCCAGCACCTGCGCCTGCATGCCTGGCCCGGCTTGGTTGCCGGGCGGCTGTTCCGGAAGCTGCTCTCGGCCAAGCTCGGGCGCGGGGGCGAGCATATCGAGTTGCGCCGACTGCCGGCGCAGAAGCTGCCCTTCGGCAAGCTCGTGGTCGCGCTGGCGCGCCGTTCGCGACTCGTCTTCGTGGCCAACAGCAGCGAGATCGCTGGCGATCTCGCTGCTCTCGGGATCCCTGTTGACCGGGTGGCGCGGGTGCCGAACGGGGTCGAGTGCCCGCTGGAGCCGCGGGCGGCCTACCGCGCTCCGGATGGCGCATGCGTGTTCGTCTATGCCGGCCGGCTCGCGCAGGAGAAACGCGTCGATCGGCTGATCGAGGCCTTCCGGATCTTTTCCGCCGACCGCCCCGCGACCCTGCGCATCTTCGGGAGCGGCCCCGAGACAAGTCGCCTCGTCGAGCAGGCCGCCGGCCTTCCCTCGGTGCGCTTCATGGGTGTCACCGACGATCGCGACGCGATCTATGGAGGCGCGGCCTTCATGATCCTGCCCTCGGATTCCGAGGGCATGTCGAACACCCTGCTCGAAGCCATGGCGTACGGCGCCGTGCCGGTCATCAGCGATGTCAGCGGGGCCGGAGACCTCGTCATCCCCGGGCAATCGGGTGTGATGCTGGCGGCCAACACCCGCGACGGGATCCTGGAGGGGCTCGTGACCGCCGGCGGCCTCGATGCGGCGCAGTGGGCTGTCATGAGCGCCGGGGCGCGACAGCGGGTGTGCGAGAAGCACGCGATCAATGTCGTGGCCGAGGCGTATCTGCGCTTGTATCGCGAGATGGCCGATGACCGGATGAACAGGGCGCCTCCTGAGCGTGGCAGCGCCGAGGCCGGCGTCCCGGCGCCTGTCGTCCAATGA
- a CDS encoding class I SAM-dependent methyltransferase, giving the protein MLASFEDYAGLLRHPGRPDERVVVTPGKSGAVRAASALSAFPVVHGQPVLIDFERSVVRRADLGEEGLAPLIDRKPHSGLRQIAKALFPSTKRSRANFSALIAAAKASADDPILVVVGGGTRGEGSRDLYADPGLKVIAFDVYPSRDISFIADGHAIPLADASVDAVVVQAVLEHVVDPARIVAEIERVLKPGGHVYAETPFLQHVHEGPYDFWRFTESGHRLLFRAFEPMARGSLGGTGLSAYWAIRALIRDLTRSRKLGGLLSLPFLPLAFLDHGLPEARQVDSANGVYFLGRKPAQVPAATASLHPQDIYLGHQR; this is encoded by the coding sequence ATGCTGGCAAGCTTCGAAGATTATGCAGGTCTGTTGCGCCATCCGGGCCGGCCCGACGAGCGCGTGGTGGTTACGCCGGGCAAGTCCGGCGCGGTGCGCGCCGCATCCGCGCTCTCCGCCTTTCCCGTGGTGCACGGTCAGCCGGTGCTCATCGATTTCGAGCGGAGCGTCGTCCGGCGGGCCGATCTCGGCGAGGAGGGTCTCGCGCCGCTCATCGACCGCAAGCCGCATTCCGGCCTGCGCCAGATCGCCAAGGCGCTGTTTCCCTCGACCAAGCGCAGCCGCGCCAATTTCAGCGCCTTGATCGCGGCCGCCAAGGCCTCGGCCGACGATCCGATCCTGGTCGTGGTGGGCGGCGGGACTCGCGGGGAAGGATCCCGCGACCTCTATGCCGATCCGGGCCTGAAGGTCATCGCCTTCGATGTCTACCCGAGCAGGGACATCTCCTTCATCGCCGACGGACACGCCATCCCCCTCGCGGATGCCTCGGTCGACGCGGTGGTGGTGCAGGCGGTGCTGGAGCATGTCGTCGATCCGGCCCGGATCGTTGCGGAGATCGAGCGCGTGCTCAAGCCCGGCGGGCACGTCTACGCGGAAACGCCGTTCCTCCAGCACGTGCATGAGGGGCCGTACGATTTCTGGCGGTTCACGGAGAGCGGGCACCGCCTCCTGTTCCGCGCCTTCGAGCCCATGGCGCGGGGATCCCTCGGCGGCACGGGCTTGTCCGCCTACTGGGCGATCCGCGCCCTGATTCGGGATCTGACCCGCTCCCGCAAGCTCGGGGGTCTGCTCTCCCTGCCGTTCCTGCCGCTGGCCTTCCTCGACCATGGTCTACCCGAGGCGCGGCAGGTCGACAGCGCCAACGGCGTCTATTTCCTGGGACGCAAGCCGGCACAGGTTCCTGCCGCGACGGCCAGTCTGCACCCGCAGGACATCTACCTCGGTCACCAGCGCTGA
- a CDS encoding glycosyltransferase family 2 protein — translation MSAAAGPGSVAVILTCYNEGAWIEEAVSSVLAQTAADAISEIVVADDGSDAATVAVLERLRGLDARITVLSHGGYGTSRNRNVAVRHCSAPLLAFLDADDLWMPGKLAAQLQALAEHPETGLVYTGFCLFQNHAPDALTPVRVLDHTDARDLALSYFVSDPPVIPSSVLLRRSVFELAGGFDESLRVFEDTEFFCRLARITRYRALVDPHHVHKRNHGSSITNKRQDLMMHHAFVAFYLARTEPRLLAHIPRRLSERARKLGNLEARDGRPDSASRFYRLALALRPVSALAWINLAMLKLRVTGLVYHLRTSVSSTKV, via the coding sequence GTGAGTGCCGCCGCCGGTCCGGGCAGCGTCGCCGTCATCCTGACATGCTACAACGAGGGCGCCTGGATCGAGGAGGCAGTCTCGAGCGTGCTCGCGCAGACCGCCGCCGACGCGATCAGCGAGATCGTGGTCGCGGATGACGGATCGGACGCCGCCACCGTCGCGGTGCTGGAGCGCCTCCGCGGGCTCGATGCCCGCATCACGGTGCTAAGTCACGGGGGATACGGGACCTCCCGCAACCGCAACGTCGCGGTCCGACACTGCAGCGCCCCGCTGCTTGCCTTCCTCGACGCCGACGACCTCTGGATGCCCGGCAAGCTCGCCGCCCAGCTTCAAGCGCTCGCGGAGCACCCCGAGACCGGTCTCGTCTATACGGGCTTCTGCCTGTTCCAGAACCATGCCCCGGACGCGCTCACGCCCGTGCGCGTTCTCGATCACACGGACGCGCGTGATCTCGCGCTCAGCTACTTCGTGAGCGATCCGCCCGTGATTCCCTCATCGGTCCTCCTCAGGCGCTCCGTTTTCGAACTCGCCGGCGGCTTCGATGAGAGCCTGCGCGTGTTCGAAGATACCGAGTTCTTCTGCCGCCTCGCCCGCATCACGCGGTATCGCGCCCTCGTCGATCCCCACCACGTTCACAAGCGGAATCACGGCTCGAGCATCACCAATAAGCGCCAGGACCTGATGATGCATCACGCCTTCGTGGCGTTCTACCTGGCCCGGACCGAACCGCGGCTGCTGGCCCATATCCCGCGCCGCCTCTCCGAGCGCGCGCGCAAGCTCGGGAACCTGGAGGCACGGGACGGGCGTCCCGACAGCGCGAGCCGGTTCTACAGGCTCGCCCTCGCATTGCGGCCCGTCTCGGCCCTGGCCTGGATCAACCTGGCCATGCTGAAGCTGCGCGTGACCGGCCTTGTCTATCACCTGCGCACGTCCGTGAGCTCAACCAAGGTGTAG
- a CDS encoding glycosyltransferase, translating into MVETGLKIAHVITRMIRGGADENTMLSCNAFAERGHDVTLLCGGEIEEEMLARAHPRVTTIRIPSLIRPINPIADATALIALRHHLQALRPDIIHTHTSKAGILGRAAAVRMRSSAVIHGIHILPFVNVGAAQRAIYLGLERALARATDQFVSVSAGMRDIAVAHGLGGADRHHVVASGMDIAAFQRLAARGQAPAPGNDNRAFKVLYLANYEARKQHARLIDEIAAQAARFPDTTFLLAGQGREQSALQDMVQRRGLSQKVKILGYVEATSELIASVDLCLYCSEREGLPRAVVQYCATGRPVVAFHLPGIEAVIRHGHNGYLCPQGDFIDLFARIRGLLDDAAARARMAENAAAIDLSEWGAERMYHRLNEIYRSALRTKRNAASVTVLPTGLDVRSAS; encoded by the coding sequence ATGGTGGAGACTGGTCTGAAGATCGCCCATGTCATCACGCGCATGATCCGCGGCGGTGCGGACGAGAATACGATGCTCTCCTGCAACGCTTTCGCCGAACGGGGCCATGACGTCACCCTCCTGTGCGGTGGCGAGATCGAGGAGGAGATGCTGGCCCGGGCCCATCCGCGCGTGACCACGATCCGCATTCCGAGCCTGATCCGGCCGATCAACCCCATTGCGGACGCCACCGCCCTGATCGCCCTCCGCCATCACCTCCAGGCCCTGCGCCCGGACATCATCCACACCCACACCAGCAAGGCCGGTATCCTCGGGCGCGCAGCGGCGGTGCGGATGCGATCGAGCGCGGTGATCCACGGCATCCATATCTTGCCCTTCGTGAATGTCGGCGCCGCCCAGCGCGCCATCTATCTCGGGCTGGAGCGCGCCCTGGCCCGGGCCACCGACCAGTTCGTCAGCGTCAGCGCGGGCATGCGCGACATCGCCGTCGCCCACGGGCTCGGCGGCGCCGACAGGCACCACGTGGTGGCCAGCGGTATGGACATCGCCGCGTTCCAGAGATTGGCGGCCCGTGGTCAAGCCCCCGCCCCCGGCAACGACAACCGGGCGTTCAAGGTGCTCTACCTTGCGAATTACGAGGCGCGAAAGCAGCATGCCCGCCTCATCGACGAGATTGCCGCGCAGGCGGCACGCTTTCCCGATACGACCTTCCTCCTCGCCGGGCAGGGCCGCGAGCAAAGCGCGCTGCAGGACATGGTCCAGCGCCGCGGCCTGTCGCAGAAGGTCAAGATCCTGGGCTACGTGGAGGCGACCAGCGAGCTGATCGCCTCGGTTGATCTATGCCTCTACTGCTCCGAGCGCGAGGGACTTCCGCGGGCCGTCGTGCAGTACTGCGCCACCGGCCGTCCGGTCGTGGCCTTCCACCTGCCCGGGATCGAGGCCGTGATCCGCCACGGCCATAACGGCTATCTCTGCCCGCAAGGCGATTTCATCGACCTGTTCGCCCGGATCCGCGGCCTGCTCGACGACGCGGCGGCGCGGGCGCGCATGGCGGAGAATGCAGCTGCCATCGACCTCAGCGAATGGGGCGCCGAGCGCATGTACCACCGGCTGAACGAGATCTACCGGAGCGCGCTCCGCACCAAGCGCAATGCGGCCAGCGTGACGGTCCTGCCGACCGGCCTCGACGTCCGGAGCGCTTCGTGA
- a CDS encoding DUF1501 domain-containing protein, with translation MAYGHGAGPTRRSLAFGAGALYAWAHAPRFAQATTGRDPRLLVVILRGALDGLSAVAPIGDPAYRSLRESIALEAGGANPALPLDGFFYLHPAMRETARLFRERKLSVVHAVATPYRDRSHFDGQDVLESGTPRPGASRTGWLNRLAAHLPAGRALGRGEAQPGNPGGLAIGASTPLILRGPAPVLAWYPSDLPAATATLFDRMEQIYAHTDPKLAQALDRAIETDRMASEAGIGANLNTRTQPDVQAARSIATGAARFLVRPDGPRVAALSFDGFDTHAHTGGASGRLADLLQALDAALQAFEVELAPVWRDTAIVVTTEFGRAARLNGTLGTDHGNGTIALLAGGAIAGGRMITDWPGLRENQLYERRDLMPTLDLRAVLKGVAMDLLGASDAVLSRDVFPGTEHLPPVRGLIV, from the coding sequence ATGGCGTACGGACATGGAGCCGGGCCGACCCGCCGGAGCCTGGCCTTCGGAGCAGGGGCGCTCTACGCCTGGGCTCATGCGCCCCGCTTCGCGCAGGCGACCACGGGCCGCGATCCCCGCCTGCTGGTGGTGATCCTGCGTGGTGCCCTCGACGGATTGTCGGCCGTCGCTCCGATCGGCGATCCGGCCTATCGCAGCCTGCGCGAATCGATCGCTTTGGAGGCCGGCGGCGCGAATCCGGCCCTGCCGCTCGACGGCTTCTTCTACCTGCACCCGGCCATGCGAGAGACGGCGCGCCTGTTCCGCGAGCGCAAGCTCTCGGTCGTCCATGCCGTCGCCACGCCCTACCGCGACCGCTCGCATTTCGACGGACAGGATGTCCTCGAGAGCGGGACGCCGCGGCCGGGCGCGTCCCGGACCGGCTGGCTGAACCGGCTCGCCGCGCACCTGCCGGCCGGACGCGCGCTCGGGCGCGGCGAGGCGCAGCCGGGCAATCCGGGCGGCCTTGCCATCGGGGCCTCGACGCCTCTGATCCTCCGCGGGCCGGCTCCGGTGCTCGCATGGTACCCGTCGGATCTGCCGGCGGCCACCGCGACGCTGTTCGACCGGATGGAGCAGATCTACGCCCATACCGATCCGAAGCTCGCACAGGCCCTCGACCGCGCCATCGAGACCGACCGGATGGCGTCCGAGGCCGGGATCGGCGCGAACCTCAACACCCGCACCCAGCCCGACGTGCAGGCCGCGCGCTCCATCGCGACGGGCGCCGCGCGGTTCCTCGTCCGGCCGGATGGGCCCCGGGTCGCGGCCTTGTCGTTCGACGGGTTCGACACGCATGCCCATACCGGCGGGGCGTCCGGCCGGCTGGCGGATCTGCTGCAGGCGCTCGACGCGGCCTTGCAGGCCTTCGAGGTCGAGCTTGCGCCGGTCTGGCGCGACACGGCCATCGTCGTCACCACGGAGTTCGGGCGGGCCGCCCGGCTGAACGGCACCCTCGGCACCGACCACGGCAACGGGACCATCGCGCTGCTGGCGGGCGGCGCGATCGCCGGCGGTCGGATGATCACCGACTGGCCGGGCCTGCGCGAGAATCAGCTCTACGAGAGGCGCGATCTGATGCCGACCCTGGACCTGCGTGCCGTCCTGAAGGGCGTCGCGATGGATCTTCTGGGCGCCTCCGACGCCGTCCTCTCGCGGGACGTGTTCCCCGGAACCGAGCACCTGCCTCCGGTGCGGGGGCTGATCGTCTGA
- a CDS encoding DUF1800 family protein gives MTTGAQAACIALHRFGLGARPGDLNAVADDPRARVAAELDGGAAMPEGMASLAELVTHKMRWEQYLASTTARRPAMAMADMPASGMAPNGRANAAPPSPPQLPPGVFRLPEGRFYDKEVEARLAILPQPTIGLTERLVWFWSNHFAVGVAKSGWQRITAGAFEREVVRPHVLGRFADMLKASTRHFAMLTYLDNSTSIGPHSQVARALSGAGRAGLNENLAREILELHTLGVDGGYGQRDVENLARMLTGWTTGDARQGAVAGSFVFNAAAHEPGAKVLLGRTYPEAGAQEALDALDQLARNPATARFVAFKLCRHFVADQPPEALVQALAETYRRTDGDLGAVTRTLVGSDLAWGERVKLRTPQEFLAAALRATGVSLSAEGFTLILRSLAQRVWDVPGPNGFPDTEAAWLSPANFRARFEAASVVAEHERTDRDVGELAAAILGPALTRETSEGLRAAPNRREAIAVLLLSPEFQRR, from the coding sequence ATGACCACCGGCGCGCAGGCCGCCTGCATCGCGCTGCATCGGTTCGGGCTTGGCGCCCGTCCGGGCGACCTCAACGCGGTCGCCGATGACCCGCGGGCCCGCGTGGCGGCCGAGCTCGACGGTGGGGCCGCGATGCCTGAGGGCATGGCCAGCCTTGCCGAACTCGTCACCCACAAGATGCGCTGGGAGCAGTACCTCGCCTCCACAACCGCGCGCCGGCCGGCCATGGCCATGGCCGATATGCCGGCCTCCGGCATGGCGCCCAACGGACGCGCGAACGCCGCACCGCCGTCACCGCCCCAACTGCCCCCCGGCGTCTTCCGCCTCCCAGAGGGACGCTTCTACGACAAGGAGGTCGAGGCGCGCCTCGCGATCCTGCCGCAACCAACCATCGGCCTCACTGAACGGCTCGTCTGGTTCTGGTCGAACCACTTCGCGGTGGGCGTCGCCAAGAGCGGCTGGCAGCGCATCACCGCGGGCGCCTTCGAGCGGGAGGTGGTGCGGCCGCACGTACTGGGTCGATTCGCCGACATGCTGAAGGCCTCGACCCGACACTTCGCGATGTTGACCTACCTCGACAACAGCACTTCGATCGGCCCGCATTCCCAAGTCGCGCGCGCGCTGTCCGGGGCAGGCCGGGCGGGTCTCAACGAGAACCTCGCCCGTGAGATCCTGGAGCTGCACACGCTGGGCGTGGACGGCGGCTACGGACAGCGGGATGTCGAGAACCTCGCGCGCATGCTCACCGGCTGGACGACCGGCGACGCACGCCAGGGAGCCGTTGCCGGGAGCTTCGTGTTCAACGCCGCGGCGCACGAGCCCGGCGCCAAGGTGCTTCTGGGACGCACCTACCCCGAGGCCGGCGCCCAGGAGGCGCTGGACGCCCTCGACCAACTGGCCCGCAACCCTGCGACGGCCCGCTTCGTCGCGTTCAAGCTCTGCCGTCACTTCGTCGCCGACCAGCCGCCGGAGGCCCTCGTCCAGGCGCTCGCCGAGACCTACCGGCGGACCGACGGGGATCTCGGCGCCGTCACGCGCACGCTGGTGGGGTCCGATCTCGCCTGGGGCGAGCGGGTGAAGCTGCGCACCCCACAGGAATTTCTGGCGGCGGCCCTGCGCGCCACCGGCGTGTCGCTCTCGGCGGAGGGCTTCACCCTGATCCTGCGCAGCCTTGCCCAGAGGGTCTGGGACGTGCCGGGCCCGAACGGATTCCCCGATACGGAGGCCGCGTGGCTCTCGCCCGCCAATTTCCGGGCACGGTTCGAGGCCGCCTCCGTGGTGGCCGAGCACGAGCGGACGGACCGCGATGTCGGGGAGCTCGCGGCCGCGATCCTCGGCCCCGCCCTGACTCGCGAGACGAGCGAGGGCCTGCGTGCTGCCCCGAACCGACGGGAAGCCATCGCCGTCCTGCTCCTGTCACCCGAGTTCCAGCGGAGATGA
- a CDS encoding GMC oxidoreductase: protein MAGLAAAHRLGAVPGIRACVLESGGLTRDEQLETLNDVEDPKGRYAGSRASRVRLIGGASTLWGGRLLPLTAHDLGARDYASIEPWPIDPEELDAHTSSVETLFDLDHRPFERTDLARVWPKFGLYPQHAGVDCRFAKFPTFRNRNIATALRRSVLRGARVTVYLNATVHDFGLDAEAGQLREVVARAPSGASLRVAARYFIFAAGTIETTRLALLLDRVSQQRAFAGCRALGRYFNDHLKIAVGRVHPVDACATNRLLGYHVAGATRRNLHFELSAQAQRQHAIPSAYIDFRLAMPDRSVYGALRDLGRRVQGKAQPHRNRQLLREALDVETLYRLLFWRLRHRQLYLSDEISITAEMRIEQAPSAAHRVTLSDRLDAFGTPLVRLDWSPTEADRRTFLTALRHFKAFWSQSGLTEVSPIAWEPDDEASGDRFLSTAQDASHPAGSTRMGLDPTRSVVDSALRCHGVPNLFLVSASVFPGAGSANPTLTILQLAYRCAGRIAGEIRPA, encoded by the coding sequence ATGGCTGGGCTTGCCGCCGCCCATCGCCTCGGCGCTGTCCCTGGTATTCGGGCCTGTGTCCTGGAGAGTGGCGGCCTCACCCGGGACGAGCAACTGGAAACCCTCAACGACGTCGAGGATCCGAAGGGACGCTATGCCGGGTCGCGGGCGAGCCGCGTCCGCCTGATCGGCGGCGCTTCGACGCTCTGGGGTGGCCGGCTCCTTCCCCTGACCGCACACGACCTCGGCGCCCGCGATTACGCCTCGATCGAGCCGTGGCCGATCGATCCCGAGGAACTGGACGCCCACACATCCTCGGTCGAAACGCTGTTCGATCTCGATCACCGCCCGTTCGAACGGACGGACCTGGCGCGGGTATGGCCGAAGTTCGGTCTTTATCCGCAGCACGCCGGCGTGGACTGTCGATTCGCGAAATTTCCGACCTTCCGCAACCGGAACATCGCCACGGCTCTACGGCGCTCGGTCCTGAGGGGCGCGCGGGTCACCGTCTACCTCAACGCCACCGTCCACGATTTCGGCCTGGACGCGGAGGCCGGACAACTCCGCGAGGTCGTTGCCCGGGCCCCCAGCGGAGCGAGCCTGCGCGTCGCGGCCCGGTATTTCATCTTTGCGGCGGGCACCATCGAGACGACACGCCTCGCCCTCCTGCTGGACCGGGTCTCGCAGCAGCGCGCCTTCGCAGGTTGTCGGGCGCTCGGACGCTACTTCAACGATCATCTCAAGATCGCGGTCGGCCGGGTCCATCCGGTCGACGCTTGCGCGACCAATCGGCTTCTCGGCTACCATGTCGCCGGAGCGACCCGGCGGAATCTTCATTTCGAGTTGAGCGCGCAGGCGCAGCGCCAGCACGCGATTCCCAGCGCCTATATCGACTTCCGGCTCGCGATGCCCGACCGGTCGGTTTACGGCGCTCTGCGCGACCTGGGTCGGCGCGTCCAGGGCAAGGCGCAGCCCCATCGGAACCGACAGCTCCTGCGCGAGGCGTTGGACGTCGAGACCCTGTACCGGCTCCTGTTCTGGCGCCTGCGGCACCGCCAGCTCTATCTGTCGGACGAGATCAGCATCACGGCCGAGATGCGGATCGAGCAGGCCCCGAGCGCGGCGCACCGCGTAACCCTGTCGGACCGGCTCGACGCGTTCGGCACACCTTTGGTGCGGCTGGATTGGTCTCCGACGGAAGCCGACCGCCGGACGTTCCTCACGGCGTTGCGGCACTTCAAGGCATTCTGGTCGCAATCCGGACTGACGGAAGTGAGCCCGATCGCGTGGGAGCCGGACGACGAGGCATCGGGCGATCGGTTCCTGAGCACCGCGCAGGATGCCTCGCATCCCGCTGGCTCAACCCGGATGGGGCTCGACCCGACACGCTCGGTGGTCGATTCCGCGCTGCGCTGCCACGGGGTCCCGAATCTGTTCCTCGTCAGCGCCTCCGTGTTCCCGGGCGCGGGAAGCGCGAACCCGACCCTGACGATCCTGCAACTCGCCTACCGCTGCGCCGGCCGAATCGCCGGGGAGATCCGTCCGGCCTGA
- a CDS encoding glycosyltransferase, with protein sequence MSPCRVLYVINGFNKGGAEIGLQTMLEHGFLKGCDVRVIGLHEGAPELRAAIERLVGPENLVLASDGPKLTLAGLWRGFRTLRATLRTFRPHTVVLSLRQTNIVGRLALLDHRAVRCIAFEHIAKLEAGRLTALYAALLWLLSPRVDEVWADCRVTLEGARRYHRGRPRERVVPLFVADAQAPRKTDYRLGTPARIVTAGRLIPRKRVDVLLQALTRLRRDGHDCTLTIFGDGPDRPRLMQLAESLGLGASVTFAGFQPRWHEAAREHDLCVHLSDEEGFCIVVAEAMMVGLPVIASPVGGVREYARDGLDAIRAPVPPTPNDVARQISGLLADAGRRRALGEAAAERIADTYGTVAAVAVYDSLTRTLAQSAAGPTASGLFGGNHGRA encoded by the coding sequence ATGTCGCCGTGTCGCGTGCTCTACGTCATCAACGGGTTCAACAAGGGCGGCGCCGAGATCGGCCTTCAGACCATGCTGGAGCATGGCTTTCTCAAAGGCTGCGACGTCCGCGTCATCGGCTTGCATGAGGGCGCGCCCGAGCTGCGTGCGGCGATCGAGCGCCTCGTGGGCCCGGAAAACCTCGTCCTCGCCTCGGACGGCCCGAAGCTGACGCTCGCCGGCCTCTGGCGCGGCTTCCGGACCCTGCGCGCGACGCTTCGCACCTTCCGACCGCACACGGTGGTCCTGTCGCTCCGGCAGACCAACATCGTCGGGCGCCTCGCGCTGCTCGATCACCGCGCGGTCCGCTGTATCGCCTTCGAGCACATCGCCAAGCTGGAGGCCGGGCGGCTGACGGCCCTCTACGCGGCCCTGCTGTGGCTGCTCTCCCCGCGCGTCGACGAGGTCTGGGCCGATTGCCGCGTCACCCTGGAGGGCGCGCGGCGCTATCATCGCGGTCGTCCCCGGGAGCGGGTGGTGCCCTTGTTCGTCGCGGATGCGCAGGCACCGCGGAAGACGGATTACCGGCTCGGCACGCCCGCGCGGATCGTGACCGCCGGGCGGCTCATTCCGCGCAAGCGCGTGGACGTGCTGCTGCAAGCCCTGACCCGACTCCGCCGGGACGGCCATGACTGCACCCTGACGATCTTCGGCGACGGTCCGGACCGTCCGCGGCTGATGCAGCTGGCGGAGTCTCTCGGGCTCGGCGCGAGCGTCACCTTCGCGGGCTTCCAGCCCCGCTGGCACGAGGCGGCGCGGGAGCACGATCTGTGCGTGCATCTGAGCGATGAGGAAGGGTTCTGCATCGTCGTGGCCGAAGCGATGATGGTCGGGCTGCCGGTCATCGCGAGTCCCGTCGGCGGCGTGCGCGAATATGCCCGCGACGGGCTCGACGCGATCCGCGCGCCGGTGCCGCCGACGCCGAACGATGTCGCCCGGCAGATTTCAGGCCTGCTCGCGGATGCCGGGCGACGCCGCGCGCTGGGCGAAGCGGCGGCCGAGCGGATCGCCGATACCTACGGCACGGTGGCGGCCGTCGCCGTCTACGACTCGCTGACACGCACGCTGGCGCAGAGCGCGGCCGGCCCCACCGCGTCCGGGCTGTTCGGGGGAAACCATGGCAGAGCCTGA